The genomic stretch CACACTTCAAGCTTGGAGTGGCTCTTGGGTCCCACTGAACAGCCCATTGACTGCAGCCTGGCTGCCAGTTTGATGAGCTGCAGAAGCTCGGAATGCTGGGCGATGTGCTGCAGAAGCTAGGATTGCTGGGTGATGAGCAGCAGAAGCTAGGGATGCTGGGTGATGAGCTGCAGAAGCTAGGATTGCTGGGTGATGAGCTGCAGAAGCTAGGATTGCTGGGTAATGAGCTGCAGAAGCTAGGCAAGCTGGGTGTTTCAAACTGCTCAGTTTCAGGACAATTTACTTGATGGAAACCaaatgtttttctccttccttctaccgTCTCAGCTCACCCaaatgccttctttccttctctctctaggGGTGTGGCCGCCTAAGTATGTTGTCAGATGAATTTACACACCCCACCCTTTGTTATCGGCAGTCTCACGTGAGCATCATCCCCACTGGAGAGCAAAGAGGCTGAAGCTACAGCGCATGCTCAGAGGACATCAGTCACCCTGGAACTCCCCTGGTGCCTGTCTGATCTCAGAGCAGGCGTTCCATTCCGATGCGGCTCAGTGAAAaggtgcttacctagcatgtcgGGTTCTAGAGGCCATCCTCctacacaaaaccaaaacccaaaccaaacaaacgaacCAAAAGCcgtggctggtgagatggctcagcagtggagcCTCTGCCCTTAGCAGGGAGCTATTGGTAGTTGCTGGCTGCggggggaggcagagtcagttttctttaagggagtcCTCCCCCCCAATAAGTCAAGCCACAGCCCAATGGATAGCCTCACACCCAACTTAGATTGCATGTTGGCAGTCTCCCAGGGCCAAGGCCACATAGTTTAGATTTAATTATGACAGCATTTTACTCTTTGAGACTTACTAATCAGCTTTAGCTATGGTGACTGACCATCCTCAAATTCCAATGGATTTCAACCACAGACATTTCTCTTTTCCATATAACCCAGGGTCAGTAGTTTGACTGTAGGTGCCCTTTGCTGGCCTCTGCTGACCTCGGCTATCAGCTGATTGGTTGGGCTAACCTGGACTTGGTTTGGCTCTGTGTATCTTCTCATTCATCACTGAGGGCAAAGTAGCCATCACTGTCTGAGACATGGTATTGCCCTAATGGTGGATAAcgtctcaacagaagaaacattaaaatacatgGAAATCTATTGCTCAAGGGCAGTGGGCAGTCTGCTGGCTACAGGGGTCACAGGGCCATGCACACTGTCATTCGGCGTGTAGTTCAGCAGGAAATCAGGAAGTAACTGCCAACCAATAATGCAAACATCCTCAAGAATTCATGCAGGGATATGGAACTAGCagaaaaatctagaaacaaaTCTAAATGTTCAGCAGGTGAAGTGGGTAAATCAAACCTGGTGGAGCCAGACAATGAATTATGATCAGCAGTTATAAAGGGCATGGGCTTCCTTCACATTCGTCTAACTGGGCCATCACAAGTCTCAACTCAAAACTCTACTGTTGAGAGAAGAAATCAAGTTGCTTATTTTATTGGTCACTGTAACATTTCAGGAATCTATAATTggggagaaggaatgggagggggaaggaaggagggaagaaaacagacagggaaggagggaggaacacAAAGAGGGGGGATTGAATCAACTTCTCAAGgcattttgtttcgttttgttctAAGatagtctcaccatgtagcccaccctggccctgaattgtctatcttcctgcctcagctttctgagtgctaggattccaggcacacactaccatgcctggcttacagtgtcatttttaaaagacaattcagCCAACATGCAAAGTCCCCTGTGGCAGAAAGAAATGAACCCCTCTTGATGCTACCTTTTGGGACCCCAAAGTCCCTCACAGGTGAGTAGATATTAGAGATTTAGTACAAGAAAGACGGCCTTCCTGGGCCACCGAGACCCCGTCTCTAATTGCAATCTCCTTTGTATACTTGGCTTTCACCGCAGCAGTTAGTGGATAGCATCCTCCTGAAGGGAGTGCTGGGCTTTCACAGTTCTCAAAGCTACTGCAGTTTCAGCTGGGCAGTGTCTCCATTCGGGGATGCAGGAGCCCAAGAGCCATGCATCCTTAAACCACGCACCTCTTTGTTTCTTCCCAGGAGGGTCTGAAAGCCGACTTCTTATACAGGCTCTGACAGCTGGGGTTCCCCGCAGCACATAAACAAGTGCTCACAGAGAACAAGGAATGACAGACTCAGGATCCATCAGCAGGATCCTCCCAGATGACTAAGGGCTTTAAAGGGGTAAATGGTTAAGGAATCCCTGAGCTGTCTGAGGACCAGTATCAAGGAGTCCCTTGACCCGAAGTCACAGCACATGAGAAGTTATAGCAAAGCCAGCGTTGATCTGCTTGTGTGGGGATGATGGCATCTGTTCAGGGGACTGCTTTGTCAGGGGCAACACTGTGGCAGCAAATGCTCCAGGGTCCCTCAACTGGAGGGAGTTCTCAAAGACAAaagaagtacaaatgagaaacctTGAAGTCACTCTGGAAATGAGACTTGTGCCATGACCTAAGGGTAAACATGACATGGCTGGCAAATGGACCAGGAACCCCTGAGAAAAAGCAGCCGGCGTGGCTGTTCTGCCATCTGCCAAAGTCTGGAGTCCCCTCGTTGGTCAGTCCGGTTCTCTGGCTGTCCCCTCTTGGCTGCTCTGGCAGCTAACTAGGCTGTCCCTCCTTACACAGTCCCTCAGATGCAACTGTCCTGTCCGTTAGTTTTACTGGAAGAGAAGTGcccttctgggaactgaattcccaCCTCCTTCCTCAGCGCTGCTGCAGAGCTGGAATGGAAAGGGGGTTTCTGATGGCCTTGAATGTCTCCTGGAAGGCCTTCCCCATGATTTAACCCAGTTCTCCTATGATAGTACCGTGGTCCAGCAAAAGAACGTGCCAGGAGGAAAAGCCAGCCAGGCTTAACCGTCCGACTCACCTCCAACAACAGTGAGTATGAGGACGTCCTGAGCCTGACAGCCGAGGCCACTGTCCTAAGGGAGGAGAGGGTGAATGTCAACTTTCGAGAGGAAGCAGTGTGTCAGGTGTGGAGAGCCTTCATCCCCACTGGGTTCATCCTTCGCCATGGATAGACCCGGCTCTTTCGCAAGCCCCCGGGAGAAAACAAGTGGCTTCTGCTGCTACCTAGGTGTGATCTCCCCGTGTTGATCCTCCCGTGCTCCTCAGACATCAAACCCATGGCGACTTTGGCTTTTGTCTTCCATGCATTTACTTCTGCTGTAATAAGAACTCCCCTTCCCAAAGGCACAAGCGAAGTTGCTGGACAGGGTGGCCATGCAGAGGTGGGGCACAGAGGGGAGATGGTAGGAGCCAAGGGTTGAGTGTGGTTTGTTCTCTCCAAATCCCCTGCTGAGATAAGCTAGCCACCAGGACAGCACTGGGAGGTAAAGCTGCAGCCCTGGGAGTGTTAAGAGGGCTTAATGCCTGTGGGGGTCAGCTTCCTGTTACTGCAACAGGTGCCGGACAGGAACAACTTATGCTAAAGCCGCCAAGGTCTGTTTGGCCTCTTACTCCATGATCCTTTGATTCCATTATTTGGGGGCCTGGGGTAGGATAACACACCATACTAGGAACATGTAGTATATTAAGCTGTTcaccccaggatagccagggagtAAAAACAGAAGAGGCAAGACTGTGGTCTCAAAGTCCCGGTCAGGAACATGGCCCAGGAGAACTAACTTCCTCCCATCAGGCTCCCCCTCCCAAAGCACCTCTGCCTTCAACAGCATCACAGCTGCCAATCAAGGTTTAACACATGAGTCACAGGGACTTAAGATGTAAACAGTAGGAATGCTTTCCTCCTCTTGGGAACATTAAGTGAGATCGTGCTTCATGTCTGACTTGCCTCACGTGTGTTGACTGGCCTTTCTGCTGTCTGCCACGTTGGAAGGGCTCGAGGCCCTGGTCGGTGCTGTGCTCTTAGGCATTCTGACTTTCAGAACCATGAATTCACACAAACCCCTGCTCTTTATGAATACCCCAGTCTCAGGTCATCCCTTCCGGTCCTGGAAAATGGACTGAGACGACAGGTGAAGAGGAAGGTCACAGAGAATTCTCTGATAGGCCTCGTGTACCCTTCCACCTCAGCTTCCAAACTTCAGCCATTTTCAAAATTAACTTTCAAAACTTTGGTTTCTGGGGTTGTTGATCAGCTGCCACAGATCCCCTACAATCAGAAGAGCAGCTTCCCCTTGAGTTATGATAACAAATTTTGGAGAGTAAAAACATTTTGGGGGCTTTTCGTCGAGATGGCGccgaaagcaaagaaggaagctcctgcccctcccaaagcggaagctaaagcgaaggccttgaaagccaagaaggcagtgctgaaaggcgtccacagccacaaaaagaagaagattcgCACATCGCCCACTTTTCGGCGGCCCAAGATCCTGCGGCTACgaaggcagcctaaatacccccGGAAGAGCgcgcccaggaggaacaagcttgaccactatgccatcatcaaattccccctgaccaccgagtcagccatgaagaagatagaagacaacaacacacttgtgttcattgtggacgtcaaggccaacaagcaccagatcaaacaggctgtgaagaaactctacgacatcgatgtggccaaagtcaacaccctcataaggCCCGACGGAGAGAAGAAGGCGTATGTCcggttggctcctgattatgacgctctggatgttgccaacaaaattggaatcatctaaactgagtcctgccggctaattctaaatatatactttttcaacataaaaacaaaacaaaacaaaacaaaaaaacaaaaaaaaaaacaaaaacattttgggggggggacatAAAATCCGTCCCACCCTGTATAAAATAGGGCATGACTGCACCTCTCTGGGCGACTCCGATAATGCTACTGGCTACCTGTCAGCTGTGTACACTGCACAGACAATGCTCAGGCCGTGGATGTGGACTGAAGAAGCCGTTTGTGGAGACCACAGTTCTATACTTAAATGCCCACAAAGCAGCTGTCATCACGGAACAGTGTGCGATTCTTGGTGGCATTTGGTGAGTGACAACAGAAGAAGTTGGGACTGGATGTACCACTGATGTCATGGGGATAATTATATCACCAAACAGCTGccgagatttatttttaacatacatCTCAAtgatatacatatgaaaatgaaGGGTTTTGTAAACCttcaagaaagagaaggaaaagacgCATGGTTAAGTGACGCGTGTAAGCTGAGAGGACCTGCCGTTTACACCTTGAAGGTCACTGACAGACACTGTACACATCCTCTCACCTGCCAATCCCCAGCTCCCTGGGAAGCTGGAGGCTGTTCCTCGCTCTCCTTCCGCATcattctccttctgcctcttttctAGCATATTCTTTTCCTGGTTCTCCTCCTGTCTATCTCTTACCTCCTGCCCTCAGACGTGGTGAGAGGATGCTTAGGAAAGCAGACTCAGTCAGACACACTTGACCTAAGTTTCAGTCTGCCTGCTCTTTGAGGAACGTTGAGAGATATCACACCGTCCTTAGAGACCAATGTGCCTGTCCAAACAGCACCTGGACTAGTGCAGTAGAAACCCTACTCACCCAGGGCCGCTCTTCATCCAGTCCCAGAGGGCCCCATCTCACCCACACAAGTGTCTCAACCCTAGAGATGCTTTAATTCCTTAGTCCTCTCTGGCTCTCTCACTATTGTAAAGCAGATGAAGTGAGACAACGCTTCATTTTGTTTACACTGCTTATTTTGTTTGCCAAGCACTCAACACTGCCTAGAGGAAGCAGTCAATGAATACACCAAGCAGGAGCCTATTCTTACACATAAAGATTCTTTGCATCTTTCTGATCCTTCTTGTACAGCATGGTTTTTATACTCAAAGTCACACATCTACGCCATGGATATTTACTACTGAGCAAAGAATGGATTTATACTACTCCCAAACCCAACTAGCGTGTTGTCCAGATAACTGAGGGGTGTTGGTGACTATGGACCCTCAACCCTGAATTTTCCTGTTACcccctgcctgccagagtaaacaacttgttttcctatgcttgcagctgctctgagcaaacagcttgttttgcagctgctctgagcacgagaccctcaggagttcctgatggcaagcaagtggtttctggtgggcttgtaGCTGAGCGttagggcatggccattagtcaaggagaccctatgtaagctgccctggaacacaataaagtagGCATTCTTGGAGCATTCTTGGTGtttccagtgtctctctgtgtgtgtccagcCTCTTGTCTGACTGGCGAACCGTACCGTAGTGCAGCAGCCCCTGGAGTCTGTCTGCGGGGGGCTGCCCCTGGAGTCtgtctgcggggggggggggggggctgcccctggagtctgtctgtctgctgtcctGTTCcacttttattgctgtgataaaaacaccttggaaaaagcaacttggggagaaaggagTTTTTATTTCAGTCTGCAATTCTACAGTCTGTTATTGCGGGAAAATCAAGGCAGTGACTTCAAGAGCCTCACACTCACAGTCAAGAGTTTAGAAAAAGGAATGCATGCATGGTCACTTGTTTCCTTGCTTGTGTGTAGCTCAATTTCTCTATTAAACTGTTAACCTAGGTACGGGCatggatgtaacaataatttcaacagaaatcttggcatccagattgaCTTTTTCAGGGTGTAAATATTCAACTTCTAGgtattggaactttatctcaggtaaaataAAGTACAAGATGGGTCTAGTGTATAGGGCCAGGAGGACAGACAGggaaattaaggccatatgtggctaacagcAATGAGTTtatggggacatgatttgttacagcaatagaaaacacaaatgaacattaatctcagaaacaaaccataaactaaagaatgcttctgagagcaccaggcggtggtggcgcacacctttaatcccagcactcgggaggcagaggcaggtggatctctgagttcgaggccagcctggtctacaagagctagttccaggacaggctctagaaacgacagggagaccctgtcttgaaaagaccaaaaaaaaaaaaaaaaaaaaaaaaaaaaaaaccgaatgcttctgagaaaaattaaaatgtattatcaagaacagtcactgaccatACAGGATGTACAAGAACAGAGCACAGTAGCtgctaatttttctttcttttttttttttttttttttttttttggtttttcgagacagggtttctctgcagctttttcttagagcctgtcctggaactagctcttgtagaccaggctggcctcaaactcacagagatccgcctgcctctgcctcccgagtgctgggattaaaggcgtgcgccaccaccgccatgCCTAGCTGCTAATTTTTcaaaggtaccaacagccctgccttcAAAATGGTTGACTGACAAACCTGTGTGTGTGGCACAATAACAGCTAGGACAGGAGCAActaaatgctcaacatattgaagaatcaagcAGTCCTTGTAATAATGCTCCTATATTtgtgattaaaaagaaatctggaaaatggagagtgTTAATAGATTTAAGAACCATAAACAAGgagattcagccaatgggctctatACAGCCTGGAattcctttgtcttctctgttACCTAAAGGATGGTTTATTATGGTGATCAATTTAAAAGACTACTTTGtaactatacctttacaagaacaggatagagaaaaattgcCTGCTTATAATAATTCCCAACCTGTTAAAAGATATCAATAGAAAGTTCTTCTGTAAGGAATGTTAAACAGCTCTCTACCCtgtgttaatattttatacaacagcaatgggaaataatTTATAATCAGTTTCCTCATTCTATAAAGTACCATTATATGGGTGATTCAGACTCAGATACCTTTCTGGGAATAAAATATCCAGTCTAGCATCAACACTCCGGTCTCCTATCCCCCAATTTCTCTATTCTGGGCCTTGCTCAGTAGTAGACTTCTATTTGCTAATTTTCTATTACAGGGAACATGGAGTTGGTGGCCTAGCTACCCTGAGAGGCATGTTAAGTAGGTTTTTCATGTTTTTACTATggtgaagaaacatcatgaccttggcaactcttataaagaaaacatttaattggggtagctcacttacagtctcagaggttcagcccattatcatcatgatggggagcatggtggtgtgcaggcagacatggtgctggagctgagtgtcctacatcttgcagataacaggaagttgactgagacactgggcagtattctgagcataggaaacttcaaagtccacccccgcagtgacacacttcctccaataaggccatatccattccaacaaagtcacacctcctaagagtgccactccctatgagattatgggagccaattacattcaaactatcacagagTCCATGGCTCCTGGCGTACATGTTCCTTCCAGTTCCTGAGAGACTCATGTACTCCTTCAGGCAGTGAAGCATTCAAacctctttgtgtctctctgtgtgttcccttAGGAGTCAAGGAAGCATGGAAACTTGACAGGACAATTggtcttagacattaatcttgcGTCATCTTGCAAACTTCATTGTATCTTGGTAACTACAACCGTATTGATCCTGGAAATTGCCATTATATTGTTTCTGATAAAGGATAAAAAGTCTGATTGTTCTCAATAAAATTGTCACAGCCTCAGTCTTGCTGTGGCTCCTCCAACCCGAGCCTGGTTTCATTCCTCATGGTCAGATCAGGTGACCTTGACCTGGTAAGTAGTGGTGGATGCTTACTCTCTGCGCCACCATGGCCTTTCCAGGTTAGATATGGAATCTGCAGCAgaggcaaagtcagagaaagCCCCTGGGTGTAGCTGCTTTTATGAAatgctcagattttttttctgtgtacagCGAGTCCCCAGTAGATTGTGAACAGTGCCTTGCCACACCACTCACTGCTTTCCCAGCCTCTCCTGCCACAGGGGCCTTGCTCGTCAGGTAGACAGCCTCTCCTCCCGCCAGGTAGGAGGCCTTTTCACCACCACGGTCTCTCTGGGTTGGGCAGACATGATACCCAGCATCCTGATAGAGCTCTCCGCTTCCTTCTCCATGGGACAGTATTGGAGCACAAACTCGGGGCCCCATGCATATTGTGTGATCTTTTactcttctggctttttgggggccccaccaccctgctcccaaatgaatcacacacagggaggcttatttttatttacgaatgcctggccttaacttggcttatttcttgccagtttttcttaaactaTCCCAACtatttgcctctgggcttttatctttctctatttctgtatatctttctttacttctttctctgtggctggctgtgtggctgggtggctgccccctgatgtcctcctctccttgttctcttgctcctcattcccctcctctcagatttctccttttatttattctctctccctgctagccccacctgtccttgctcctgcctcgctattggtcGGCatatctttattagaccatcaggtgttttagacaggcacagtaacacagcctcacagagttaaacagatgcagcataaacaaaagtcacacacctgaaaataacgTTCCCCAACACATGCATGCCGAGTACACCATGCACCCCTGCGCTGGCAGCTTAGCCCCTCAGACTGGCGCTTTCTTAGTAGCAGGTAAGTGGCTGGGGtgccaaagccacagctgctTCCCGGCTTTGATGTTTAGAACTGGGcacactgtccttgaactctggaGATTCTGTGAAAGCCTTGGGACATGGGACACGTCACGCTCAACCTGCCAGTCACCTCACGTGACACAAAGGAGACCCTTGTTAGAAAAAGTGTTCACAGGTCCAGAAGAAAGGGAGACAAAGCGGCCCttgagggaaaggagagacagtGACGGGAACGCTGTCCGGGTAACGCTGTTTTATCAGGTGAATCATCTAAAAGCTCgcacaggtcctctggaggagtggGGCCTCTCTGCTAACACGGGGCGCCCCATCTTTTTACGCAACAGGAAAGTGACCTTGTTCATCCGCAAGAACACTAGATAACTGGCTTGTGGGGTTGCCAGACTGTAGAAGGATCCATGACAGACTCGAGAGAGACGAGGAGACTGCCTAGGAGAGCCGCGGGGATGGGAACTCCTATCTCTACAGGTCACAGAAAAGGGGGTGTTCGTGGTACCTTTAGGAAAGTAACTATGAATCTCCTCCACCTGTGCTTTATGCCAGAGATACTTGCCGTCCTAGAAAACACCTTGCTGATACAGAACTCTCCTGCTACCATTCTAGGGCCCTAAATTGAGTTACTCAGCAACTTCCGAGTAGAGACCTGCCCCTCCCCGGTTTCTCAGTCTGGGTGCCAACCTTATCTCCTCAGGGCAGAATGCGTGGAAAGAGGGGACACCTCTCACCCAATAACTCTCCTTCGGTGTTTGCCGTCTCTCATCAAGACCCCACTTAAACCTCAAACATCCCATCGCCTCACCCCACACCTGGTGGTGAGAAAGGGATTCATGGCCTTGCAGTTGGTACTTATGGACACTAGGTGGCGATATTGCAATGGGAAGATGAAGTGCTGATGCACTCCTGGAGAAAGCAACACTCAGATGAAGAAATTCCTTTATAAACCAGCAGCAGGAAGGCATGTTAACGCAGAACTGAGGAAGCACATGAGGTCCGTGTTAGCAGAAAGTTGCCTGTATTGGACTGCTGATATTTGATCTTCCACATAGAGCAATCCTGCTGCTGTCAGTTTTCCCAGGAGGAAACCAAAATCCAAGGATGCAAAGTGATGTGTTGAAACTATTTAGGCTGAAACTGTTTTTATGCCTTGAAATCATTTTATTGCATTCTCTAATACCTATGGTATCATTACCTCTTAACACAATAGTTCTATCCCATAACACAGTGACCAAGATTAATAATGGCATATTGTCTTTGCAAATTGCAGATTAGACCTTTAGGGACTCTCACCAGGAAAATGAGTATGGGGTAGCTATATTAACTGACTAGGCATGGTCATTGCATACTGTAAACACATGCCAAAACATTGTGCTGCACATAACCAATATCTATAAGTATTCGTAAGTCAAAAATAAGTAGATAATCAAAAATTAAAGTGTTACAAAAAAAACTATTGGTAATGATGGGCCTAATGGACATTCTGAGTTGGCCTAATTGGCCCACATTTCTAGGAAGGGTGTAGATGGGACCATATGGCC from Arvicola amphibius chromosome 12, mArvAmp1.2, whole genome shotgun sequence encodes the following:
- the LOC119828130 gene encoding 60S ribosomal protein L23a-like, coding for MAPKAKKEAPAPPKAEAKAKALKAKKAVLKGVHSHKKKKIRTSPTFRRPKILRLRRQPKYPRKSAPRRNKLDHYAIIKFPLTTESAMKKIEDNNTLVFIVDVKANKHQIKQAVKKLYDIDVAKVNTLIRPDGEKKAYVRLAPDYDALDVANKIGII